A stretch of Spirosoma oryzicola DNA encodes these proteins:
- a CDS encoding DUF421 domain-containing protein: MEIDFNKVFINDLDWSLATQIVIRTLIMFTLILTFLRLSGKKGIRQLSIFEVAIIIGLGSAAGDPMFNEENAILPALLVFATILLFYRSITWLAARSERFESVLEGEPVYIIEDGMFALLEASDQMYAKDEFFSEMRQQNIEHVGQVQTALLETNGNVSFFYYTDDDVRPGLPILPKVYQKKSCTLPEAGLYACTTCGHVERITQSEHHCQRCNNVEWVKAISTRRRT; encoded by the coding sequence ATGGAGATTGATTTCAACAAGGTATTTATCAATGACCTCGACTGGAGCTTAGCCACGCAGATTGTCATCCGAACCTTGATCATGTTTACCCTGATCCTGACCTTCTTGCGGCTATCAGGTAAAAAAGGTATTCGTCAGCTGTCGATATTTGAAGTAGCGATTATTATTGGCTTGGGTTCAGCGGCAGGCGATCCAATGTTTAACGAGGAGAACGCTATACTCCCGGCTCTGCTTGTTTTTGCGACTATTCTGCTGTTTTATCGCTCTATCACCTGGCTGGCTGCCCGTAGCGAACGCTTCGAGAGCGTGTTGGAGGGAGAGCCTGTTTACATCATTGAAGACGGCATGTTTGCTTTACTGGAAGCGAGCGATCAGATGTACGCCAAAGACGAATTCTTTTCGGAGATGCGTCAGCAGAACATCGAGCACGTTGGTCAGGTACAAACCGCTTTGCTGGAGACAAATGGTAACGTCAGCTTTTTTTATTACACCGACGATGACGTTAGGCCGGGATTACCGATTCTACCTAAAGTCTACCAGAAGAAAAGCTGTACACTTCCAGAAGCAGGGCTTTATGCGTGTACTACCTGCGGCCACGTAGAACGGATCACGCAGAGTGAACACCATTGCCAGCGGTGTAACAACGTAGAATGGGTTAAGGCCATCAGCACCCGTAGAAGAACGTAA